A part of Syntrophales bacterium genomic DNA contains:
- the rpoN gene encoding RNA polymerase factor sigma-54, with protein MVYELKQNLKLSQQLVMTPQLQQAIKLLQLSRLEIEQVILREMEENPVLEETPTEDEISEEAGLVDLGAVEKTDVVVSEKTREITGEGDGKDEFDWESYLEDFGPVGVAYEREEEERKAWDNFLTKSPSMLDHLMWQLRLSPFTEREMRIGAQIIGNLDPNGYLVVTVEEIAQQEGVGVDEVEEVLRKVQGFDPPGIAARDLKECLLIQAEALGIREGLVGRIIQEHLKDLETKNYAIIAKKLKVSVKAVLEAVSIISNMDPKPGRMFQEERVQTIIPDVFVIKSGDDFKIVLNEDGLPRLRISNYYRELMAGLIDNSPDAEKGKKYIKEKIQSATWLIKSIQQRQRTIYRVAESIVKFQREFFEKGIQYLKPLVLRDVASDVGMHESTISRVVTNKYMQTPFGVFEMKYFFSSGLPMSGGGPVASKSVMEEIRRIIGEEDPAKPLSDSEIAQTLKKRGVNIARRTVAKYREMMNILPSSKRKRITLR; from the coding sequence ATGGTTTACGAACTAAAACAAAACCTGAAATTATCCCAGCAGTTGGTAATGACACCTCAACTCCAACAGGCGATAAAGCTGCTTCAGCTTTCCCGTTTGGAGATTGAACAAGTGATTCTTAGGGAGATGGAAGAGAATCCAGTACTGGAAGAAACACCTACAGAAGATGAGATTTCGGAAGAAGCTGGTCTGGTTGATTTGGGAGCTGTAGAAAAGACAGATGTAGTTGTAAGTGAAAAGACAAGAGAGATAACTGGAGAGGGTGATGGTAAGGACGAGTTTGATTGGGAAAGTTATCTCGAAGATTTCGGTCCTGTTGGGGTGGCCTACGAGCGGGAGGAGGAAGAGAGAAAAGCATGGGATAACTTCTTAACAAAAAGCCCATCCATGTTGGACCATCTGATGTGGCAGCTTAGGTTGTCGCCTTTTACTGAGAGGGAGATGCGGATAGGAGCTCAGATAATTGGTAATCTCGATCCAAATGGTTATCTTGTGGTGACTGTCGAGGAAATAGCGCAGCAAGAGGGTGTGGGTGTAGATGAAGTGGAGGAAGTTTTAAGGAAGGTTCAAGGATTTGACCCCCCAGGTATTGCAGCTCGGGATCTTAAGGAGTGTCTTCTGATCCAGGCGGAAGCACTGGGTATTCGTGAGGGGCTTGTGGGAAGAATAATCCAGGAACACCTTAAGGATCTGGAGACAAAAAACTACGCAATTATTGCGAAAAAACTCAAAGTTTCTGTGAAGGCAGTTCTTGAGGCTGTCTCTATCATAAGTAATATGGATCCTAAGCCGGGGCGGATGTTCCAGGAAGAGAGGGTTCAGACGATAATTCCGGATGTTTTTGTTATTAAATCTGGTGATGATTTCAAGATAGTCCTCAATGAGGATGGTTTACCGAGATTGAGGATCAGTAATTACTACCGGGAACTCATGGCCGGTCTCATAGATAACAGTCCGGATGCAGAGAAGGGTAAAAAGTACATAAAGGAAAAAATTCAATCGGCTACATGGTTGATAAAGAGTATCCAGCAGCGGCAGAGAACGATATACCGAGTGGCGGAGAGTATCGTGAAATTCCAAAGGGAGTTTTTTGAAAAGGGGATTCAATATTTAAAACCCCTAGTGTTGAGGGATGTGGCTTCAGATGTGGGAATGCATGAATCAACCATAAGCCGTGTGGTAACTAACAAGTATATGCAAACGCCCTTTGGGGTGTTTGAAATGAAGTATTTTTTCAGTAGTGGTCTTCCTATGAGTGGTGGAGGGCCTGTTGCTTCAAAAAGCGTTATGGAGGAAATACGTCGCATCATAGGTGAAGAAGACCCTGCGAAACCGTTGAGTGACAGTGAAATAGCCCAGACGCTCAAGAAACGGGGTGTTAATATAGCGAGGAGAACAGTTGCTAAATATAGAGAGATGATGAACATTCTCCCATCATCAAAAAGAAAGAGGATTACTTTAAGATAA
- the raiA gene encoding ribosome-associated translation inhibitor RaiA: protein MKISLTFKNIESEDWFRKYVEERLGKLSKYLGGPVDVHVVLSVEKFRNVAEINLSDDGLMFFAKEEAKEMVLAIDEAVEKIERQLKKHREKVRGYKVTNRNTLAEGLSSPDREMEGESRIVETRRIVLEPMSHEDAIMKLETSKNRFVVFRDASTEAVCVLYKRDDGHYMMIQTVG from the coding sequence ATGAAAATATCACTTACATTTAAAAACATAGAAAGCGAAGACTGGTTCCGAAAATACGTGGAGGAACGTTTGGGAAAGCTTTCTAAATACCTTGGTGGACCTGTGGATGTTCATGTGGTTCTGTCTGTGGAAAAATTTAGGAATGTGGCAGAGATCAATCTTTCCGATGATGGTTTGATGTTTTTTGCAAAAGAGGAAGCCAAAGAGATGGTGTTGGCCATTGATGAGGCTGTGGAAAAGATAGAGCGTCAGCTCAAAAAACACAGGGAGAAAGTGAGAGGTTATAAGGTTACAAACCGTAATACCCTGGCAGAAGGGCTGTCCTCACCGGATAGAGAAATGGAGGGTGAATCGAGAATTGTGGAGACGCGGCGGATAGTTTTGGAACCTATGTCACATGAGGATGCTATAATGAAGCTGGAAACGTCAAAGAATCGATTCGTGGTGTTCAGAGATGCGTCAACAGAAGCGGTTTGTGTCCTGTACAAACGGGACGACGGACATTATATGATGATACAAACCGTAGGTTAA
- a CDS encoding PTS sugar transporter subunit IIA has protein sequence MEIAEMLDRKCILDDMKAATKREVLYELSETLLSIAPDLDIDEVVNVLLEREKLGSTGIGDGIAIPHGKLSRLDRILLAFGRSKQGVDFNAMDGRPVRLFFLLLAPENSVGLHLKVLAKLSRMLKDESFRKELLSAPGSGDIYSIIKARDELS, from the coding sequence ATGGAAATCGCGGAGATGTTAGATAGGAAATGCATCCTAGATGATATGAAAGCCGCTACTAAACGGGAAGTTCTTTATGAACTTTCCGAAACTCTTTTGTCAATCGCCCCTGATCTTGACATCGATGAAGTGGTAAACGTGCTTTTGGAGAGAGAGAAATTGGGTAGTACGGGCATCGGTGATGGGATAGCAATCCCTCATGGGAAGTTAAGCAGATTAGACAGAATTCTCCTTGCTTTTGGCCGAAGCAAACAAGGGGTCGACTTCAATGCTATGGATGGGAGACCTGTCCGCCTTTTTTTTCTCCTCCTTGCACCTGAAAACTCTGTAGGTCTGCATCTTAAAGTTCTGGCCAAGCTATCCCGGATGTTGAAGGATGAGAGTTTTAGAAAGGAACTTTTATCGGCACCGGGTAGTGGAGATATATACAGCATAATCAAGGCAAGGGATGAGCTCAGTTAG
- the rapZ gene encoding RNase adapter RapZ: MEPIKVVIITGMSGSGKTTALRALEDIGFFCVDNLPVVLLPRFIQIQSEAVDRISRLAVVMDLRERRFLEKYPGIFKKLKEKGYGVEILFLDASDDALIHRFNETRRLHPLCRGSVVKGIRIEREKLASLKEIADKLIDTTSFNTHQLKDVVQRIFSDEKSRRPFFVNIVSFGYRFGIPSDADIIFDVRFLPNPFFVEELRNFDGHDSRVREFVMESEDAKVFIGKLFDMMSYLMPLYEKEGKMRITIALGCTGGKHRSVVIANELFSYFSEQNYEVAVNHRDISKS; this comes from the coding sequence ATGGAACCAATAAAAGTTGTGATTATTACCGGAATGTCCGGGTCAGGGAAAACCACTGCACTTAGAGCGCTCGAGGACATAGGTTTTTTCTGTGTTGATAACCTGCCTGTCGTTTTGCTACCCCGTTTTATCCAAATTCAGTCCGAAGCTGTTGATCGGATCTCCCGCTTAGCTGTTGTAATGGATCTTAGGGAGCGCCGTTTTCTGGAGAAGTATCCAGGGATATTCAAAAAATTGAAAGAGAAAGGTTATGGTGTTGAAATTCTCTTTCTTGATGCTAGCGACGATGCACTTATCCACCGGTTCAACGAGACGAGGCGTCTACACCCTCTTTGTAGAGGTTCTGTTGTAAAAGGTATCAGAATAGAACGGGAGAAACTTGCTTCTCTGAAAGAGATTGCAGATAAGTTGATCGATACCACTTCTTTCAATACACATCAACTGAAAGATGTTGTTCAGAGGATTTTCAGCGATGAGAAAAGCAGACGTCCTTTCTTTGTTAATATTGTTTCCTTCGGATATCGTTTTGGTATTCCCTCTGATGCGGATATAATCTTTGATGTCCGTTTTCTGCCAAATCCTTTTTTTGTTGAAGAACTACGGAATTTTGATGGTCACGATAGTAGAGTGAGGGAATTCGTTATGGAATCTGAAGACGCAAAGGTATTTATCGGAAAGTTGTTCGATATGATGTCTTATCTGATGCCACTCTATGAGAAGGAAGGCAAGATGAGAATCACGATCGCCCTGGGATGCACCGGTGGAAAGCATCGTTCAGTCGTTATAGCAAACGAGCTTTTCTCTTACTTCTCAGAGCAGAATTACGAAGTTGCGGTAAATCACCGCGATATTAGCAAAAGCTAG